TGGTGGCCTCGCTCCGTGAACGGATGGCCGCTGTCGAATCGACCGCGCGCCGGCTCGCCTCCCGGCCACGCGTGGCCTGCATCGAGTGGATAGAGCCCCTCATGTCGGGTGGCAACTGGATGCCCGAGCTCATCACCATGGCCGGTGGCGCGTCGCTCTTCGGACAGGCTGGCAAGCACTCGCCCTGGCTCGACTGGGACCACCTCCGCGTCGCCGACCCCGACGTGGTCTTCGTCTCGCCCTGCGGCTTCGATATCCCGCGTACCCTCGCCGAGATGCCGCTCCTCGAGAAGCGGCCCGGTTGGCACGAGCTCCGCGCCGTGCGCGAGGATCGCGTGATCGTCGCCGACGGCAACCAGTACTTCAACCGCCCTGGCCCGCGGCTCGTGGAGAGCCTCGAGATCCTGGCGGAGGCGATTCACCCTGGTGCGCTCCCGCCGCGGTACCGCGGCAGCGGCTGGGTGGCCTGGCCGCAGGCCTAGCCTTCCTGGTGACTCGCGAATATGCTGCATTACGCATGCTTGAAGGTGAGCTATATGTACTCGCACACTGCGCATCACAAGAAGCGCGTTTTGCAGACTTTTTCTCGACCATTGGGATCGCCTCCAAAGTGAGAGTCGCTACATTACGTTCTACTATGCGGCCGTCGTCTCACCACCGAGCAGCGTGAGAACTTCGCCCGTGATGTAGCTAGAGTCTGCCTCGGAAGCGAAAAAGACAAACGCCGGAGCGACTTCCTCAGGTTGTCCGGGCCGCTTCA
This genomic window from Pseudomonadota bacterium contains:
- a CDS encoding ABC transporter substrate-binding protein, which encodes VASLRERMAAVESTARRLASRPRVACIEWIEPLMSGGNWMPELITMAGGASLFGQAGKHSPWLDWDHLRVADPDVVFVSPCGFDIPRTLAEMPLLEKRPGWHELRAVREDRVIVADGNQYFNRPGPRLVESLEILAEAIHPGALPPRYRGSGWVAWPQA